A genomic stretch from Taeniopygia guttata chromosome 9, bTaeGut7.mat, whole genome shotgun sequence includes:
- the CLRN1 gene encoding clarin-1 isoform X1: MPAPQKKLLFCTAGVLSLACALGTAAAVGTQLWVRGSILCSTGALLVNASGPELHKFIGHIQYGLFAGQRVRQCGLGGRPFQFSFFPDLLRIIPASIHVSVILFCTVLIVFALVGAGFFMFNAFGSPYETLHGPLGLYLWSFISCSCGCLIMILFSSEVKIHHLSEKIANFKEGTFTFKTHSEQFANSFWTILVCSLVHFINALLIRFAGFEFPFSKPKDSGTVTGAVDLMY; this comes from the exons ATGCCAGCGCCGCAGAAGAAGCTGCTCTTCTGCACAGCCGGGGTGCTGAGCCTGGCCTGCGCGCTGGGCACGGCGGCGGCCGTGGGCACCCAGCTCTGGGTGAGGGGCTCCATCCTCTGCAGCACCGGAGCGCTGCTCGTCAACGCTAGCGGCCCGGAGCTGCACAAGTTCATCGGCCACATCCAGTACGGGCTCTTCGCCGGGCAGCGTGTGCGGCAGTGCGGGCTCGGGGGGAGACCCTTCCAGTTCTCAT ttTTTCCAGATTTGCTCAGAATTATCCCTGCGAGTATCCATGTTAGTGTCATTCTCTTCTGTACAGTACTGATTGTCTTTGCCCTGGTGGGAGCAGGGTTCTTCATGTTCAATGCTTTTGGCAGCCCCTACGAGACACTGCACGGCCCCCTCGGGCTGTACCTGTGGAGCTTCATCTCCT GTTCCTGTGGTTGCCTCATCATGATTCTCTTCTCCTCAGAGGTGAAGATCCACCACCTTTCAGAGAAAATTGCTAATTTCAAAGAGGGAACTTTTACATTCAAGACTCACAGTGAGCAGTTTGCAAATTCCTTCTGGACCATCCTGGTCTGCTCCCTGGTGCACTTCATCAATGCCCTGCTAATCCGATTTGCTGGATTTGAATTTCCcttttcaaaaccaaaagatTCAGGGACAGTCACGGGAGCAGTTGACCTGATGTATTAA
- the GPR171 gene encoding G-protein coupled receptor 171 yields the protein MSSNISECHLYEEMEPFTYFYYLIFLMGIIGSCFALWAFTQKDQKQKCMSIYLINLLTADFLLTLTLPVKIIVDLGVASWNLRIFHCQVTACFIYLNMYLSIIFLGLVSMDRCLQLMHSSKIHRIQEPGFAKTLSAVVWAMVLLITVPNMAIPIKHIEERPGAGCIDFKTKLGRDWHVLTNFICTAIFLNSSAVIVISNCLAVRQLWRHQRGERSGRARRALAHVLLVTAAYLLCFVPYHAVRVPYTLSQGDAGASCPLRRALFKAKECTLLFAVSNLCFDPLLYYHLSKAFRLKFAEVFAAPKETKALRAAEARAEPQPSP from the coding sequence ATGTCAAGCAACATTTCTGAATGTCATCTCTATGAAGAAATGGAACCTTTTACCTATTTTTACTACTTGATTTTTCTTATGGGAATTATTGGAAGCTGTTTTGCACTGTGGGCATTCACACAGAAGGACCAGAAACAGAAGTGTATGAGCATCTACTTAATCAACCTCCTCACTGCAGATTTCTTGCTGACTCTGACACTGCCAGTGAAGATTATTGTTGACCTAGGAGTTGCGTCCTGGAATCTGAGAATATTCCACTGCCAAGTCACAGCCTGCTTCATCTACCTGAACATGTATTTATCAATCATATTTTTGGGATTGGTGAGCATGGATCGCTGCCTGCAGCTGATGCACAGCTCCAAGATCCACCGCATCCAGGAGCCTGGCTTTGCCAAGACGCTGTCTGCAGTCGTGTGGGCCATGGTTCTCCTCATCACGGTGCCTAACATGGCTATTCCCATAAAACACATCGAGGAAAGACCTGGAGCTGGATGCATTGATTTCAAAACGAAACTTGGGAGAGACTGGCACGTGCTCACTAATTTCATCTGCACGGCAATATTCCTGAACTCCTCGGCTGTGATTGTGATCTCCAACTGCCTCGcggtgaggcagctgtggcgGCACCAGCGCGGCGAGCGCAGCGGGCGCGCACGGCGGGCGCTGGCACACGTCCTGCTGGTGACGGCCGCCTACCTGCTGTGCTTCGTGCCCTACCACGCCGTGCGCGTGCCCTACACGCTGAGCCAGGGCGACGCCGGCGCCAGCTGCCCCCTGCGACGGGCTCTCTTCAAGGCCAAGGAGTGCACCTTGCTCTTCGCGGTCTCCAACCTCTGCTTCGACCCCCTTCTCTACTACCACCTTTCCAAGGCCTTCCGACTGAAATTCGCCGAGGTGTTCGCGGCCCCCAAGGAGACGAAGGCGCTCAGGGCCGCGGAAGCAAGGGCAGAGCCGCAGCCCAGCCCGTGA
- the SIAH2 gene encoding E3 ubiquitin-protein ligase SIAH2, giving the protein MSRPSSAGPGPSKPCGKQQQHAPSPAAVLPGTGGASPPPPPPPLPPPQQQQQQQQQELTSLFECPICFDYILPPILQCQAGHLVCKQCRQQLSLCPTCRGSLTPNIRNLAMEKVASAVLFPCKYATTGCSLTLHHTEKPKHEAICEYRPYSCPCPGTSCDWEGSLEAVMSHLMHAHKSITTLQGEDIIFLATDINLPGAVDWVMMQSCFGHHFMLVLKKQEKCEGHQQFFATVLLIGTRKQAENFQYRLELHSSCHRLTWEASPCSIHDGVSVAIRNSNCLIFDTATAHLFADNGNLGINVTISMCCP; this is encoded by the exons ATGAGCCGCCCGTCCTCCGCCGGCCCCGGCCCTAGCAAGCCTTGcggaaagcagcagcagcacgccCCGTCCCCCGCCGCCGTCCTGCCGGGGACCGGCGGCGCTTCTCCGCcgcctccccctcctcctcttcctcccccccagcagcagcaacagcagcagcagcaggagctgaccTCGCTCTTCGAGTGCCCCATCTGCTTCGACTATATCCTGCCGCCcatcctgcagtgccaggcCGGGCACCTGGTGTGCAAGCAATGCCGGCAGCAGCTGAGCCTCTGTCCCACCTGCCGTGGCTCCCTCACCCCcaacatcaggaacctggccaTGGAGAAGGTGGCCTCGGCCGTCCTCTTCCCGTGCAAG TATGCCACAACAGGCTGCTCCCTGACCCTCCACCACACAGAAAAGCCAAAACATGAAGCCATCTGTGAGTACCGTCCCTACTCCTGCCCGTGCCCTGGTACCTCCTGTGACTGGGAGGGGTCCTTGGAAGCCGTGATGTCCCACCTCATGCATGCCCACAAAAGCATTACCACCCTTCAGGGAGAAGACATCATTTTCCTTGCCACAGACATTAACCTGCCAGGGGCAGTGGACTGGGTGATGATGCAGTCATGCTTTGGTCACCACTTCATGCTGGTGCTGAAGAAACAGGAGAAGTGTGAAGGTCACCAGCAGTTTTTTGCCACCGTGCTGCTCATCGGCACCCGTAAGCAGGCAGAGAACTTTCAGTACAGActggagctgcacagcagctgccaccGGCTGACCTGGGAGGCATCTCCCTGCTCCATCCACGACGGCGTGTCCGTGGCCATCCGCAACAGCAACTGCCTCATTTTTGATACAGCTACTGCACACCTTTTTGCTGACAACGGAAACCTCGGCATCAACGTGACAATTTCCATGTGTTGCCCGTGA
- the CLRN1 gene encoding clarin-1 isoform X2, producing MPAPQKKLLFCTAGVLSLACALGTAAAVGTQLWVRGSILCSTGALLVNASGPELHKFIGHIQYGLFAGQRVRQCGLGGRPFQFSLLIVFALVGAGFFMFNAFGSPYETLHGPLGLYLWSFISCSCGCLIMILFSSEVKIHHLSEKIANFKEGTFTFKTHSEQFANSFWTILVCSLVHFINALLIRFAGFEFPFSKPKDSGTVTGAVDLMY from the exons ATGCCAGCGCCGCAGAAGAAGCTGCTCTTCTGCACAGCCGGGGTGCTGAGCCTGGCCTGCGCGCTGGGCACGGCGGCGGCCGTGGGCACCCAGCTCTGGGTGAGGGGCTCCATCCTCTGCAGCACCGGAGCGCTGCTCGTCAACGCTAGCGGCCCGGAGCTGCACAAGTTCATCGGCCACATCCAGTACGGGCTCTTCGCCGGGCAGCGTGTGCGGCAGTGCGGGCTCGGGGGGAGACCCTTCCAGTTCTCAT TACTGATTGTCTTTGCCCTGGTGGGAGCAGGGTTCTTCATGTTCAATGCTTTTGGCAGCCCCTACGAGACACTGCACGGCCCCCTCGGGCTGTACCTGTGGAGCTTCATCTCCT GTTCCTGTGGTTGCCTCATCATGATTCTCTTCTCCTCAGAGGTGAAGATCCACCACCTTTCAGAGAAAATTGCTAATTTCAAAGAGGGAACTTTTACATTCAAGACTCACAGTGAGCAGTTTGCAAATTCCTTCTGGACCATCCTGGTCTGCTCCCTGGTGCACTTCATCAATGCCCTGCTAATCCGATTTGCTGGATTTGAATTTCCcttttcaaaaccaaaagatTCAGGGACAGTCACGGGAGCAGTTGACCTGATGTATTAA
- the MINDY4B gene encoding inactive ubiquitin carboxyl-terminal hydrolase MINDY-4B: MVIICIASRGIVYYTADPNTFLYCAEKSSPSLGSGNLHRAAGPSAQPHGPRDPRHSPAGSGTLGTAPRAAGPSAQPHGPRDPRHSPAGSGTLGTARAPGKRPPGQVSPGLRTPRLPVWLCSASGRHSVLFGTDSRLLSDWKSERIFHLYFYTGQQEQTRTAHLTIGTTQTYQGLRHSFASLGRGSKGRPVQPREEAPSPGDGNQDQVGRCNRQLERDRALLLRSEQDGPLLLKGTSISHTTNCTGHCSLEDKKLSPQSKTLWCIEGTPVHKASHPLRKRALQAQQLATLSHCMPFPGGRMQVLLLPTTAGRERKESSPGTAAYGSTGISIPGGT, from the exons ATGGT CATAATTTGTATTGCGTCTCGTGGTATTGTTTACTACACAGCAGACCCAAACACATTCCTTTACTGCGCAGAaaagagcagccccagcctggggtCTGGGAATCTTCACAGGGCAGCGGGACCCTCGGCACAGCCCCACGGGCCGCGGGACCCTCGGCACAGCCCCGCGGGCAGCGGGACCCTCGGCACAGCCCCGCGGGCAGCGGGACCCTCGGCACAGCCCCACGGGCCGCGGGACCCTCGGCACAGCCCCGCGGGCAGCGGGACCCTCGGCACAGCCCGGGCTCCTGGCAAGCGTCCCCCCGGCCAGGTGAGCCCCGGGCTGCGGACGCCCCGGCTGCCCGTGTGGCTGTGCAGCGCCTCGGGCAGGCACAGCGTGCTCTTCGGCACCGACAGCCGGCTGCTCTCCGACTGGAAATCCGAGAGAATTTTCCACCTGTACTTCTACAccgggcagcaggagcagaccCGAACTGCCCACCTGACGATAGGTACAACCCAGACTTACCAGGGACTGAG ACACTCATTCGCATCACTGGGAAGAGGCTCAAAGGGAAGGCCTGTGCAGCCGAGGGAAGAGGCGCCCAGCCCTGGAGATGGCAATCAGGACCAAGTGGGCAGGTGCAACCGTCAGCTGGAACGGGACAGAGCCCTTCTTCTGAGGAGTGAGCAGGATGGACCCCTGCTCCTGAAGGGTACTAGCATCTCCCACACTACCAACTGCACTGGTCACTGCAGTCTGGAGGACAAAAAGCTCTCTCCCCAGTCAAAAACCCTTTGGTGCATTGAAGGGACACCTGTCCATAAGGCATCACACCCACTGCGAAAGCGTGCACTGCAGGCACAGCAACTTGCAACCCTGTCCCACTGCATGCCTTTTCCAGGTGGTAGGATGCAGGTTCTCCTGCTCCCAACAACAGCtggcagggaaaggaaagagtcaagccctggcacagctgcataTGGCAGTACTGgaatctccatccctggagggactTAA
- the P2RY14 gene encoding P2Y purinoceptor 14 isoform X2: MFNSSTSSSGNNCSHSTVITTTVIPLLYCFIFLAGLLLNALAAWVFLYVSSTKSFIVYLKNIAVADLLMSLTFPFKILADSELAPAELSLFVCRYSAVVFYMNMYIGISFFGLIGFDRYYKIVKPLFTSFVHTVNYSKVISVIIWLLLMIMSFPNMILTNEITKDNYSRKCIGLKSELGRQWHKATTYICTGIFWIVFFLLIIFYTSISKKIYSSYKKFRRNSDMAKRKTSRNIFTIMFVFVICFVPYHLCRTPYTLSQTSSHFTCQSQKSLYYAKEFTLVLSAANVCLDPIIYFFLCLPFREKLYQKLHLKLKASSEVEISKSRRSNTLRESINIV; encoded by the coding sequence ATGTTCAACTCTAGCACCAGCTCCTCAGGAAAcaactgcagccacagcacgGTGATAACCACAACAGTCATCCCGCTGCTCTACTGCTTCATCTTCCTCGCAGGGCTCTTGCTCAACGCCCTGGCAGCCTGGGTCTTCCTCTACGTTTCCAGCACTAAGAGTTTTATTGTCTATCTCAAGAACATCGCTGTGGCCGATCTCCTCATGAGCCTGACGTTCCCTTTCAAAATCCTTGCTGACTCAGAGCTGGCACCCGCAGAGCTCAGCCTGTTCGTGTGCCGGTACTCGGCCGTTGTGTTCTACATGAACATGTACATCGGGATCTCCTTCTTCGGCCTCATAGGCTTCGACAGGTACTACAAAATCGTAAAGCCTTTGTTCACCTCCTTTGTTCACACTGTTAACTACAGCAAGGTGATCTCTGTAATCATATGGCTGTTATTAATGATTATGTCATTTCCAAATATGATTTTAACTAATGAAATCACTAAAGACAATTACTCCAGAAAATGTATAGGTCTTAAAAGCGAGCTTGGCAGACAGTGGCACAAAGCAACCACTTATATTTGCACAGGGATTTTCtggattgttttttttctgctaatcATATTTTACACTTCTATATCCAAAAAAATATACAGCTCTTACAAAAAATTCCGGAGGAACTCAGACATGGCCAAGAGAAAAACCAGCCGGAACATATTCACCATCATGTTTGTGTTTGTCATTTGCTTTGTGCCCTACCACCTCTGCAGGACCCCTTACACCTTGAGCCAGACCAGCTCCCACTTCACCTGCCAGTCTCAAAAATCGCTGTACTACGCCAAGGAGTTCACTCTGGTGTTGTCTGCAGCAAATGTCTGCCTTGACcccattatttattttttcctctgcctcCCCTTTAGAGAAAAGCTGTATCAAAAACTGCACCTCAAGCTGAAAGCTTCAAGTGAGGTTGAAATTTCTAAATCCAGAAGATCGAATACACTTCGGGAAAGTATAAACATAGTGTAG
- the ERICH6 gene encoding LOW QUALITY PROTEIN: glutamate-rich protein 6 (The sequence of the model RefSeq protein was modified relative to this genomic sequence to represent the inferred CDS: deleted 1 base in 1 codon), producing the protein MEGPGWAAEPSGAADDGEGEPRWPPRPEEDTGRPAEPRCETALASPQPTPTGLPTLLAYRPESSQANVHHEQAEEDAEPTCEYCGNLLRPFPFSEDVPLSEDQEDRFCCERSRELYEFIVKEKKRLEDASSLPRAVSTHESLGSEANLPLSKEQDNQRQQRRHLAIELADSLRPSATKGSQQAGSISYEPSQELSSPEGGTPVPVASAAEPEPEPEPEPEPEPRPEEGPEPEPRPEEKPEPEPELRPEEGPELEKEPGPEPEPRPEEGPEPELRPEEGPELEKEPGPEPEPRPEEGPELEKEPGPEPESSPEEKPKCKPKKKWDKKPTSRGVLGYDLSLLAKKAGTCGRQRREHLGCVSAPSSWSPAVLVFTGQLCQPALTRFILPILGGKGKLVQKYYKNGKKFLTILPDGPSQLFYPSGNLAIIITQARDQLTCIVQEDEPRTTKIRALFQSDGRSTCYYPTGDEWINMSLQGGQYLDQAGNRVRKWMWPNLSPGPQVPLSPIFISLNCHVGVRILAQDKIFVSFLAMGRQAKFNMGTKVQVSTSSQLPPPAQLGEDELLLLAFRVRILQLCDRMRGCINFPSSEQWNKMQPPMYLMTQAVKILELCMAADISDELHSSIKAIVNAQQF; encoded by the exons ATGGaagggccgggctgggccgcGGAGCCCAGCGGAGCGGCGGACGATGGAGAGGGCGAGCCCCGCTGGCCCCCGCGCCCCGAGGAGGACACGGGCCGCCCTGCAGAGCCGCGGTGCGAGACTGCCCTGGCCAGCCCGCAGCCGACCCCCAcgggcctgcccaccctcctgGCCTACAGACCCGAGTCCTCGCAGGCAAACGTTCACCATGAG caggcagaggaggatGCTGAGCCAACGTGCGAGTACTGTGGCAACCTGCTGAGGCCGTTCCCCTTCTCCGAGGATGTGCCTCTCTCTGAGGACCAGGAAGAC AGATTCTGCTGCGAGCGAAGCCGAGAGCTCTATGAGTTCATTGTGAAGGAGAAGAAGAGGCTCGAGGATGCCAGCAGCCTTCCCAGAGCTGTCAGCACCCATGAATCCCTCGGCTCTGAAGCCAACCTGCCGCTGTCAAAGGAGCAGGACAACCAGAG GCAGCAGAGGAGACACCTGGCTATAGAGTTGGCTGACTCTTTAAGGCCGAGTGCCACTAAAG gttCACAGCAAGCTGGATCTATTTCCTACGAGCCTTCCCAGGAACTCTCATCTCCCGAAGGTGGGACACCAGTGCCTGTTGCGAGTGCAGCCGAGCCTGAGCCAGAGCCCGAGCCAGAGCCCGAGCCCGAGCCCCGGCCCGAGGAGGGGCCCGAGCCCGAGCCCCGGCCAGAGGAGAAGCCTGAACCGGAGCCGGAGCTTCGGCCCGAGGAGGGGCCCGAGTTGGAGAAGGAGCCTGGGCCCGAGCCGGAGCCCCGGCCCGAGGAGGGGCCCGAGCCGGAGCTTCGGCCCGAGGAGGGGCCCGAGTTGGAGAAGGAGCCTGGGCCCGAGCCGGAGCCCCGGCCCGAGGAGGGGcctgagctggagaaggagcctGGGCCCGAGCCCGAGTCCAGTCCTGAAGAGAAGCCCAAGTGCAAGCCCAAGAAAAAGTGGGACAAGAAACCCACGTCCCGCGGCGTCCTCGGCTATGACTTGAGTCTTCTGGCCAAGAAGGCAGGTACCTGCGGCCGACAGCGACGGGAGCACCTTGGATGTGTCAGCGCTCCGAGCAGTTGGAGCCCAGCAGTGCTCGTTTTCacagggcagctgtgccagcctgctcTTACCCGTTTTATCCTTCCAATCTTAGGT GGGAAGGGTAAATTGGTGCAGAAGTACtacaaaaatggaaagaaattccTTACCATTCTCCCAGATGGACCCTCGCAGTTATT CTATCCATCTGGAAACCTGGCCATCATCATTACACAAGCGAGAGACCAGCTGACGTGCATAGTACAGGAAGATGAGCCAAGGACAACCAAAATCCGAGCACTGTTTCAGTCTGATGGCAGGAGCACATGCTATTACCCAACTGGAGATGAATG GATAAATATGAGTCTCCAAGGTGGGCAGTATTTGGACCAAGCAGGCAACAGGGTAAGAAAGTGGATGTGGCCGAACTTGTCACCAGGACCCCAAGTCCCACTGAGCCCCATTTTCATCTCCCTGAACTGCCACGTGGGGGTCAGGATCCTGGCCCAGGACAAGATCTTCGTCTCCTTCCTCGCCATGGGGCGACAAGCAAAATTCAACATGGGAACCAAAGTGCAG GTCAGCACCAGCAGCCAGctgcctcctccagcccagctgggtgAGGATGAGCTCCTGCTGCTTGCCTTCCGTGTGAGGATCCTGCAGCTCTGCGATAGGATGCGGGGATGCATCAACTTCCCTTCCAGTGAGCAGTGGAACAAAATGCAGCCTCCCATGTACCTCATGACCCAGGCTGTGAAGATCCTGGAGCTCTGCATGGCTGCCGACATAAGTGATGAGCTGCACAGCTCCATCAAGGCCATAGTAAATGCCCAGCAATTCTga
- the P2RY14 gene encoding P2Y purinoceptor 14 isoform X1: protein MDSALDPQQSSIAGTRGKERRYCKMFNSSTSSSGNNCSHSTVITTTVIPLLYCFIFLAGLLLNALAAWVFLYVSSTKSFIVYLKNIAVADLLMSLTFPFKILADSELAPAELSLFVCRYSAVVFYMNMYIGISFFGLIGFDRYYKIVKPLFTSFVHTVNYSKVISVIIWLLLMIMSFPNMILTNEITKDNYSRKCIGLKSELGRQWHKATTYICTGIFWIVFFLLIIFYTSISKKIYSSYKKFRRNSDMAKRKTSRNIFTIMFVFVICFVPYHLCRTPYTLSQTSSHFTCQSQKSLYYAKEFTLVLSAANVCLDPIIYFFLCLPFREKLYQKLHLKLKASSEVEISKSRRSNTLRESINIV, encoded by the exons ATGGACAGTGCTCTAGACCCTCAGCAAAGTTCCATAGCAGGCACCAGAGGGAAG GAACGAAGATACTGCAAGATGTTCAACTCTAGCACCAGCTCCTCAGGAAAcaactgcagccacagcacgGTGATAACCACAACAGTCATCCCGCTGCTCTACTGCTTCATCTTCCTCGCAGGGCTCTTGCTCAACGCCCTGGCAGCCTGGGTCTTCCTCTACGTTTCCAGCACTAAGAGTTTTATTGTCTATCTCAAGAACATCGCTGTGGCCGATCTCCTCATGAGCCTGACGTTCCCTTTCAAAATCCTTGCTGACTCAGAGCTGGCACCCGCAGAGCTCAGCCTGTTCGTGTGCCGGTACTCGGCCGTTGTGTTCTACATGAACATGTACATCGGGATCTCCTTCTTCGGCCTCATAGGCTTCGACAGGTACTACAAAATCGTAAAGCCTTTGTTCACCTCCTTTGTTCACACTGTTAACTACAGCAAGGTGATCTCTGTAATCATATGGCTGTTATTAATGATTATGTCATTTCCAAATATGATTTTAACTAATGAAATCACTAAAGACAATTACTCCAGAAAATGTATAGGTCTTAAAAGCGAGCTTGGCAGACAGTGGCACAAAGCAACCACTTATATTTGCACAGGGATTTTCtggattgttttttttctgctaatcATATTTTACACTTCTATATCCAAAAAAATATACAGCTCTTACAAAAAATTCCGGAGGAACTCAGACATGGCCAAGAGAAAAACCAGCCGGAACATATTCACCATCATGTTTGTGTTTGTCATTTGCTTTGTGCCCTACCACCTCTGCAGGACCCCTTACACCTTGAGCCAGACCAGCTCCCACTTCACCTGCCAGTCTCAAAAATCGCTGTACTACGCCAAGGAGTTCACTCTGGTGTTGTCTGCAGCAAATGTCTGCCTTGACcccattatttattttttcctctgcctcCCCTTTAGAGAAAAGCTGTATCAAAAACTGCACCTCAAGCTGAAAGCTTCAAGTGAGGTTGAAATTTCTAAATCCAGAAGATCGAATACACTTCGGGAAAGTATAAACATAGTGTAG